A genomic stretch from Mycobacterium malmoense includes:
- a CDS encoding ribose-phosphate diphosphokinase — protein MSHDWTDNRKNLMLFSGRAHPELAEQVAKELDVHVTAQTAREFANGEIFVRFHESVRGCDAFVLQSCPAPVNNWLMEQLIMIDALKRGSAKRITAVMPFYPYARQDKKHRGREPISARLVADLLKTAGADRIVSVDLHTDQIQGFFDGPVDHMRGQNLLTGYIRDNYPDGNMVVVSPDSGRVRIAEKWADALGGVPLAFIHKTRDPRVPNQVVSNRVVGEVAGRTCVLIDDMIDTGGTIAGAVQLLRDDGAADVIIAATHGVLSNPAAERLAACGAREVIVTNTLPIGEEKRFAQLTVLSIAPLLASTIRAVFENGSVTGLFDGDA, from the coding sequence GTGAGCCACGACTGGACCGATAATCGCAAAAACCTGATGCTGTTCTCGGGCCGCGCTCACCCGGAGCTGGCCGAGCAGGTAGCCAAGGAACTCGACGTCCACGTCACCGCGCAGACGGCACGGGAGTTCGCCAACGGCGAGATCTTCGTACGCTTCCACGAATCGGTGCGCGGCTGCGACGCGTTCGTCCTGCAATCGTGCCCCGCGCCGGTCAACAACTGGCTGATGGAACAGCTGATCATGATCGACGCGCTGAAACGGGGCAGCGCCAAGCGGATCACCGCCGTCATGCCGTTCTACCCCTATGCCCGCCAGGACAAGAAGCACCGCGGCCGCGAACCGATCTCGGCGCGACTGGTCGCCGACCTGCTCAAGACCGCCGGCGCCGACCGGATCGTCAGCGTCGACCTGCACACCGACCAGATCCAGGGTTTCTTCGACGGACCCGTCGACCACATGCGCGGCCAGAACCTGCTGACCGGCTACATCCGGGACAACTACCCGGACGGCAACATGGTCGTGGTCTCCCCCGACTCCGGCCGGGTGCGCATCGCGGAGAAATGGGCCGACGCCTTGGGCGGCGTCCCGCTGGCCTTCATTCACAAGACCCGCGACCCGCGTGTGCCCAACCAGGTGGTCTCCAACCGCGTCGTCGGCGAAGTCGCCGGGCGCACCTGTGTGCTGATCGACGACATGATCGACACCGGGGGCACCATCGCCGGCGCGGTGCAACTGCTGCGGGACGACGGCGCCGCCGACGTGATCATCGCGGCGACCCACGGCGTGCTGTCCAACCCAGCCGCCGAGCGGCTGGCCGCGTGCGGCGCCCGGGAAGTGATCGTCACCAATACCCTCCCGATCGGCGAGGAGAAGCGCTTCGCCCAGCTCACGGTCTTGTCCATCGCACCGCTGCTGGCCAGCACCATTCGCGCCGTCTTCGAAAACGGCTCCGTGACAGGGCTATTCGACGGGGACGCCTAG
- the arsC gene encoding arsenate reductase (glutaredoxin) (This arsenate reductase requires both glutathione and glutaredoxin to convert arsenate to arsenite, after which the efflux transporter formed by ArsA and ArsB can extrude the arsenite from the cell, providing resistance.) has protein sequence MADTVIYHNPKCSTSRKTLDLLRDSGFEPKIVEYLKTPPSRSELARMIRDAGIDVRAAVRKRESLYAELNLADATDDQLLDAMAEHPILIERPFVVTPKGTRLARPIDAVREIL, from the coding sequence ATGGCCGACACCGTCATCTACCACAACCCCAAATGCAGCACCTCTCGCAAAACGCTGGACCTGTTGCGGGACAGCGGTTTTGAACCGAAGATTGTCGAGTACCTGAAAACCCCGCCATCGCGGAGTGAACTGGCGCGGATGATCCGCGACGCGGGTATCGATGTGCGCGCCGCGGTGCGCAAGCGTGAATCACTGTATGCCGAACTAAATCTCGCCGACGCGACCGATGACCAACTGCTCGACGCCATGGCCGAACACCCGATCCTCATCGAACGACCGTTCGTCGTCACACCGAAGGGCACCCGACTGGCTCGGCCGATCGACGCGGTCCGCGAGATTCTGTGA
- a CDS encoding LpqN/LpqT family lipoprotein gives MVALATFAVGCGPKAPDYQSILGTSSTTTTSAATGKPVPLSQYLNDIGVTGQQVAPGALPDLTVSIPTPPGWSAFNDPKKIAPETVMISKGGKYPTARLVVFKLRGDFDPAQVVKHGNDDAQLFENFKQLDASTANYNGFPSSMIQGSYDLDGTRLHSWNRIVIPTGSPPASQRYLVQLTITTLADQAAAQASDIEAIIHGFVVAAK, from the coding sequence ATGGTCGCGCTGGCGACGTTCGCGGTCGGCTGTGGGCCGAAAGCCCCTGATTACCAGTCGATCTTGGGCACGAGCTCGACAACCACCACCTCCGCGGCGACGGGGAAGCCCGTCCCCTTGTCGCAGTATCTGAACGACATCGGCGTTACCGGGCAGCAGGTGGCGCCGGGTGCCCTGCCAGATTTGACGGTCTCGATTCCGACGCCGCCGGGCTGGTCGGCGTTCAATGATCCGAAAAAGATCGCGCCGGAGACGGTGATGATCTCCAAGGGCGGCAAGTATCCGACGGCCAGACTGGTGGTGTTCAAGCTGCGCGGGGACTTCGACCCGGCCCAGGTTGTCAAGCACGGCAACGACGATGCCCAGCTGTTCGAAAATTTCAAGCAGCTCGACGCCTCGACGGCGAACTACAACGGTTTTCCGTCGTCGATGATTCAGGGCAGCTACGACCTTGACGGCACGCGGCTGCACAGCTGGAACCGGATCGTCATCCCCACCGGATCGCCGCCCGCCAGCCAGCGATACCTGGTTCAACTGACCATCACCACGCTGGCCGACCAGGCAGCCGCGCAGGCATCCGACATCGAGGCGATCATCCACGGATTCGTCGTCGCCGCAAAGTAA
- a CDS encoding glycosyltransferase, which produces MDKKARVIGGGEASPRHAESVVALEDLCEYPAAIQDRVLLQRESEVADYIANGFAKRNPALAARYGVTAWQKSAAVVAAVVLIAMGVLVPSVLVIVLAGVTSLIAVISVVLVLAGLWHHSPWARRRRAALPLPAERLPTYTVLIPAYHEERVIGDLIRCLARIDYPTDRLEVLILVERRDVATQRAIRAAKPPSHMRVVHLPPGAPQTKPRACNAGLLLARGELLVIFDAEDRPEPDQLRRAAAMFAARGDDLACVQATLLQSNAQTNVFTRCNALEYVLRYRLTVPGLARIGAAFPLGGTSNHFRTQVLRELGGWDAWNVSEDADLGMRCHALGYRTDVVDTITHGEAPDRFRDWLGQHTRWHKGYLLTALVHTRRPVNNARRFGPLSLAALLVIVFGTPLQYLIQPVVLAVAISGALGHNGFLDALVVDAGVVSSLQIGTFIASLTVAFAACPRPRGRYVTAVMAYPFLHWLAACRALHQLITAPFLWEKTVHHGQVGEPRPGMGNGTVNRAHAA; this is translated from the coding sequence GTGGATAAAAAAGCACGGGTCATCGGTGGCGGCGAGGCGTCGCCGCGGCACGCCGAATCTGTTGTGGCCCTGGAGGATTTGTGTGAGTATCCGGCGGCCATACAGGACCGCGTCCTGCTGCAGCGCGAGTCCGAGGTCGCCGATTACATCGCGAATGGTTTCGCGAAGCGCAACCCGGCGCTGGCCGCACGGTACGGGGTGACGGCATGGCAGAAGAGCGCCGCCGTCGTGGCCGCCGTTGTGCTAATTGCGATGGGGGTGCTGGTGCCGTCGGTGCTCGTGATCGTCCTGGCGGGCGTCACGTCGCTGATCGCCGTGATTTCCGTGGTTTTGGTGCTGGCGGGGCTGTGGCATCACAGCCCGTGGGCGCGGCGGCGCAGAGCGGCGTTGCCACTGCCCGCTGAGCGGCTTCCCACCTACACGGTGCTTATCCCCGCATACCACGAAGAGCGCGTCATCGGGGATTTGATTCGTTGCCTGGCGAGGATTGACTATCCCACCGATCGCCTGGAGGTGCTGATCCTGGTGGAACGGCGTGACGTGGCAACGCAGCGGGCTATCCGCGCGGCGAAACCCCCGTCGCACATGCGTGTGGTGCATCTGCCGCCGGGCGCGCCGCAGACCAAGCCGCGTGCCTGCAATGCCGGGCTGCTGTTGGCGCGTGGTGAGCTGCTGGTGATTTTCGACGCCGAGGACCGCCCCGAGCCCGATCAGCTCAGGCGAGCCGCCGCGATGTTCGCCGCGCGGGGCGACGACCTGGCCTGCGTGCAGGCCACGTTGCTGCAAAGTAATGCCCAGACCAACGTGTTTACCCGCTGCAACGCACTGGAGTACGTTCTGCGCTACCGGCTGACGGTGCCAGGACTGGCCAGGATTGGTGCGGCTTTCCCGCTCGGCGGGACCAGCAACCACTTCCGCACCCAGGTGTTGCGCGAGCTTGGCGGCTGGGACGCGTGGAACGTATCCGAGGACGCCGACTTGGGCATGCGCTGTCATGCACTCGGTTACCGCACCGACGTCGTTGACACGATCACGCACGGCGAGGCGCCGGATCGCTTCCGCGACTGGCTCGGACAGCACACGCGCTGGCACAAGGGATACCTGCTCACCGCGTTGGTTCACACCCGCCGCCCGGTGAACAATGCCCGCCGATTTGGGCCGCTGAGTCTGGCGGCGCTGCTGGTGATCGTGTTCGGCACGCCGCTGCAGTACCTGATCCAGCCGGTCGTGCTTGCCGTAGCCATCTCAGGGGCCTTGGGGCACAACGGTTTTCTCGACGCACTTGTCGTGGATGCGGGAGTCGTCTCGTCGCTGCAAATCGGCACCTTCATCGCCTCCTTGACGGTCGCCTTCGCGGCCTGCCCGCGCCCTCGCGGCCGCTACGTGACGGCGGTCATGGCTTATCCGTTTTTGCACTGGCTGGCCGCCTGCCGGGCGTTGCACCAGCTGATCACGGCCCCGTTCCTCTGGGAGAAGACCGTTCACCACGGTCAGGTGGGGGAGCCACGTCCAGGGATGGGCAACGGAACCGTGAACCGTGCTCACGCGGCGTAG